Below is a window of Gammaproteobacteria bacterium DNA.
AGGTAGTCGTAGTCGACGATGTCGCCGTTATCCAGCGTGAGCTTGCTGTTGTCGGCATCGATCTTGTCCACGCGCTGGGCGATGAAGTTGATCCCCTTGCGTTCCACGTAGGGACGGATGGGGAAGGTGATGTCATCGCGCTTGCGCCAGCCGACCGCCACCCAGGGGTTGGACGGTACGAACTGGAAATAGTCCTTGTCATTGATCAGGGTGACCTGATGCTCCTTGTTGAGTGCTTCGCGCATCTCATAGGCGGCGGGCATGCCGCCGGTACCTGCGCCGAGGATTACAACGTGAGCCATTTCTGCGTTCCTCTAAGTTATGGGTGTTGTGTGGTGATGTGCCCGGGTGGCTGGCCCGGCCCAAGTTGCTGTTTAAGTACTTAAAAGTATAGAAGAGCAATAACTGTGCCACTAATTGTGTGGATTATAATTGACTGAAATCAAATGAAATTCAGGTTACATGCCAGAATTCGAGGCTGACATGTCACCCTTCGTCACGCCAAACTGACATGAAATGTCATGACAGTTTGTCATGGTTGGCGTCAGACGTTCGGGTCGGGTCCTTTAAGCCGGATATGTTGCTTTTGTTCTAGCACGTTGCCGCGTCTTTTCCAGTCCGCGAACAACCGGCTGACGGTTTCGACGGTCAGGCCCAGGTAGTCCGCGACGTGCTGGCGGCTGAGCGGGAAATAGGTCCAACCTTCGGGATCCTCCGCGCACCATTCCTCCAGGAACTTCCACAGGCGGCGGTTCGCTTTCAGGTTGCGCAGTTCGACCAGACGTCGTTCGGCATGTGAAATATTGCGGGCCCAGCGCCGGATCAGCGCCTTGCGAATGCGCTCGCGCTCCTGCGTCAGTTCGGAGAGTTCCTTGAGGTCCAGTTGGCAGACGGCGACGTCGTCGCCCAGCGGCGTGGCACTGTGATGGTAGTGCGAGTCCACCAGACCCTCGACGCCGAACAGGTCGCCGGGCCGCAGCAGCCGGACGATCTGTTCCTGGCCGTCAGGCAACGACATGCTGAGTTTGATGACGCCCTGTATCAGGGTGTAGGCGGCGTCGGCCGGGTCGCCTTCATGGTAAAGCGCCATCCCCTGGTCGAGATGCCGCGTGGTGAGCTGCATCTTGAGTTTGCCGAGCTCGTCCAGCGTGAGCTCGGCAAACAGGCTGATCGGCCTGACCGGACAGGTAAGACAATCGCTGCGCTGGCTGTCCGGCTGACCCATGGGATTACATCTTCTGGATGACGACGAACGCGCCGCGGATGTCGCCCTGCTTGAAGCCGGTGGCGCGATCATGCGGATAAAGCGCTTCGAGTTTGGCCTTGACCGGCGCGGCGATCTGTTCGCCGTGGCAGGTGAGGCACAGCGCACCGGTGGGAATCGCCTTCATGTAGCGGAATTCCCTGCCGTTGGGGGTGTCGACCTCGGCTCTGTAGTCGATCATTTTGACCGGCTCGCCGGCGGCCTTGCGCTGCTCGAACTGCTCCAGGACCGTTTTCTGCCAGTCGGTGGGGGCGTTGTTCGGGTTGCGGTATTTCAGGCTGGTGCGCGAGATCTGTATCCCTTTTTCCGCGGAGACTCGCTTCGCGATTTCGGTGGCTTCGCTGTTGCACACGCCGACGGCGTTGACCGGACCGCCGGCCTTCATGGCGGCCTGCAGTTCGCCTTTCAGCGATTTGGCGAATTCGGCGATGGCTGCGCGGCTCGCCTTGACGCGTTCCGCCTGGGTATCGGCCAGGGCGGGCTGGGCCGCCAGGCTCGACAGGATGATGGGCAGCGCGATACGGGTTTTCATGGGTACTACTCCTTGCTGGTGAACGATTAACCATCACCAGCATACGAATCGGGCCGTGAAAGTCGGTGACTTACTCACCGTTTCGGTAAAGGGTGGGCCGGGGTTTTGCGCCCCGGCCCGGTTACAGCTTATTTGTTGTTGTCTTCCGACAGCTGGGTGTCCATGAGGGCACCGCCGGCGGCGGAGATCAGCACGATCATGACCGTACCGACCAGCCAGGCGAAGTACCACGGACCGTAGTCACCCAGGATGATGGTCAGGAAGATCAGGACCAGCGCGATCAGGGTATAGAGAATGATCTTCATGTGGCTTCTCCTTTAATAAGCGTGGTCGTCGGCTTCGATCTGCTCGGGCTTCACCTTGCCGCGCATGACCCAGAAGGCCCAGCTGGTGTAGGCGAGAATCGCGGGCACGAACACTACCGTCCAGCCGACCATCCAGATAAGGGTGGTTTTACTGGAGGATGCGTTCCACACCGTGAGGCTTTGGGCCGGGTTGGTGAACGACGGCATCATGAAGGGGAACATCGCGGCCCCTGCCGTACCCAGAATCCCGATCCAGGCCAGTGCACCCATCCACCAGGCGAAGTGCGACTTGCCGCCGCGCGCGGCGAGCGTGCCGATGATGACCGTCACGTAGGTGATGATCGGCAGCAGCCAGAGCAGCGGATGAGCCTTGAAGTTCATCAGCCATGCACCCTTGGTCATTTCCACGGAGACCGGCAGCAGCGGGTTGGAAGGACCGCCCGGATTCACGTCGGAGGTGTAATG
It encodes the following:
- a CDS encoding Crp/Fnr family transcriptional regulator, which gives rise to MGQPDSQRSDCLTCPVRPISLFAELTLDELGKLKMQLTTRHLDQGMALYHEGDPADAAYTLIQGVIKLSMSLPDGQEQIVRLLRPGDLFGVEGLVDSHYHHSATPLGDDVAVCQLDLKELSELTQERERIRKALIRRWARNISHAERRLVELRNLKANRRLWKFLEEWCAEDPEGWTYFPLSRQHVADYLGLTVETVSRLFADWKRRGNVLEQKQHIRLKGPDPNV
- a CDS encoding DUF3365 domain-containing protein → MKTRIALPIILSSLAAQPALADTQAERVKASRAAIAEFAKSLKGELQAAMKAGGPVNAVGVCNSEATEIAKRVSAEKGIQISRTSLKYRNPNNAPTDWQKTVLEQFEQRKAAGEPVKMIDYRAEVDTPNGREFRYMKAIPTGALCLTCHGEQIAAPVKAKLEALYPHDRATGFKQGDIRGAFVVIQKM